The following proteins are co-located in the Apium graveolens cultivar Ventura chromosome 5, ASM990537v1, whole genome shotgun sequence genome:
- the LOC141660070 gene encoding uncharacterized protein LOC141660070 — MASLFKVDTKDWDREILLDIFYDRDRQAILNTVIEHDLDKDILCWNLEHTGHYSVKSVCRLIQQQKGVWNEGNNIDFWKSIWNIKAPPQVMNLIWRVSTFCLPTLVQLQTKHVRVNNMCPVCNEAAETIIHILVQCKVAKACWQVFKDGTNIEGALEFTDWLAGILEGQSKNNKAKILTMCWSIWRSRNDLVWHNKRWTVLRIVAKVWEYLS, encoded by the coding sequence TCGGGAAATCTTGCTCGATATTTTTTATGATAGAGATCGTCAAGCCATCTTGAATACAGTGATTGAGCATGATTTGGATAAAGATATTCTCTGCTGGAATCTGGAGCATACAGGGCACTACTCTGTCAAAAGTGTCTGTAGGTTAATTCAACAGCAGAAGGGGGTCTGGAACGAGGGAAACAATATTGATTTCTGGAAGTCCATCTGGAATATTAAAGCACCACCTCAGGTTATGAATTTAATCTGGAGAGTCTCTACGTTTTGTTTACCTACTCTGGTGCAACTTCAAACTAAACATGTGCGCGTCAACAACATGTGCCCAGTTTGTAATGAAGCTGCAGAGACCATTATACATATCTTAGTTCAGTGTAAAGTTGCGAAGGCGTGCTGGCAAGTCTTTAAAGATGGCACAAATATTGAGGGAGCTCTGGAATTTACAGATTGGTTAGCTGGGATTTTGGAGGGACAGTCCAAGAATAATAAGGCGAAAATATTAACTATGTGTTGGTCAATATGGAGGTCTCGTAATGATCTGGTTTGGCATAACAAAAGATGGACAGTTTTGAGAATAGTTGCAAAAGTATGGGAGTATCTTTCATAG
- the LOC141724030 gene encoding phragmoplastin DRP1A-like, producing MESLISLVNRLQRACTALGDYGEESALPTLWDALPSIAVVGGQSSGKSSVLESVVGKDFLPRGSGIVTRRPLVLQLHRLEEGREYAEFAHQPKRKYTDFAAVRKEISDETDRETGRSRAISTVPIYLSIYSPNVVNLTLIDLPGLTKVAIDGQSESIVQDIENMVRSYIEKPNCIILAVSPANQDLATSDAIKMSREVDPKGERTFGVLTKVDLMDKGTDAVEILEGKSYKLQFPWIGVVNRSQADINKSVDMIAARRKEREYFANSPEYKHLAHRMGSEHLGKVLSKHLEAVIKSRIPGLQSLINKTIIELETELRRLGKPIATDAGGKLYMIMEICRSFDQIFKEHLDGTRPGGDKVYNVFDNQLPAALKRLQFDKQLAMENVKKLITEADGYQPHLIAPEQGYRRLIESTLITIKGPAEAAVDAVHAILKDLVHKSINETLELKQYPSLRVEVSNAAIESLDKMKLESKKATLQLVEMECSYLTVDFFRKLPQDVEKGGNPTHSIFDRYNDSYLRRIGSNVLAYVHMVVGSLRNSIPKSVVYCQVREAKRGLLDLFFAELGKKEGKQLGKLLDEDPAVMQRRISLAKRLELYKGAQAEIDTVAWSK from the exons ATGGAGAGTTTGATATCTCTAGTAAACAGATTACAAAGAGCTTGTACTGCTCTCGGTGATTACGGCGAGGAAAGCGCTTTGCCTACGCTTTGGGACGCGTTGCCTTCAATCGCCGTCGTCGGCGGTCAG AGTTCTGGAAAGTCTTCTGTTCTGGAGAGTGTTGTTGGAAAGGACTTTCTCCCTCGTGGATCTG GAATTGTTACCCGACGTCCTCTGGTCCTACAGCTACATAGACTTGAAGAAGGAAGAGAATATGCAGAATTTGCTCACCAGCCCAAAAGGAAATACACTGATTTTG CCGCTGTAAGAAAGGAGATTTCTGATGAGACTGATCGAGAGACAGGAAGATCAAGAGCAATTTCCACTGTTCCGATATATCTTAGTATCTATTCACCTAACg TTGTAAACTTGACACTGATTGATCTTCCCGGGCTTACAAAAGTAGCTATTG ATGGACAGTCTGAGAGTATTGTGCAGGACATAGAGAACATGGTTCGCTCATACATCGAGAAG CCCAACTGTATAATTCTAGCAGTTTCTCCTGCTAACCAAGATCTTGCTACCTCTGATGCAATCAAAATGTCTCGTGAAGTAGATCCCAAAG GGGAAAGGACATTTGGTGTTTTGACAAAGGTTGATCTAATGGACAAGGGTACTGATGCAGTGGAG ATCTTGGAAGGAAAATCATATAAGCTACAGTTTCCTTGGATTGGTGTTGTGAATCGTTCTCAAGCTGATATTAATAAAAGTGTTGACATGATTGCTGCTCGGCGGAAAGAGCGTGAGTATTTTGCTAATTCCCCAGAGTACAAACATCTTGCTCACAGGATGGGCTCTGAACATCTAGGGAAAGTGCTTTCTAAA CATTTGGAAGCTGTCATCAAGTCCCGAATCCCAGGTCTACAATCGTTGATCAACAAAACTATCATTGAACTAGAAACAGAACTGAGACGTCTTGGAAAGCCAATTGCCACGGATGCTGGA GGAAAATTATACATGATCATGGAGATCTGCCGAAGTTTTGATCAAATTTTTAAAGAACATCTTGATGGAAC TCGACCAGGTGGTGATAAAGTATATAATGTTTTTGATAATCAACTTCCAGCTGCTCTAAAAAGGTTACAATTCGACAAGCAACTTGCCATGGAAAATGTTAAAAAGCTAATTACAGAGGCTGATGGATACCAGCCTCATTTAATTGCTCCTGAACAAGGATACCGCCGTCTCATTGAATCTACCTTAATTACCATTAAAGGTCCTGCAGAGGCAGCTGTGGATGCG GTTCATGCTATTCTGAAAGACTTAGTACACAAGTCAATCAATGAAACATTG GAGCTGAAGCAGTATCCCTCTCTTAGGGTGGAGGTTTCAAATGCTGCAATTGAATCATTGGACAAGATGAAGCTTGAAAGCAAAAAAGCTACTCTACAGCTAGTTGAAATGGAGTGTAGCTACCTGACAGTTGATTTCTTCAGGAAGCTTCCTCAGGATGTTGAGAAGGGTGGAAATCCCACACATTCCATCTTTGATAGATATAATGATTCATATCTTCGTCGCATTG GATCTAACGTATTGGCATACGTCCATATGGTGGTTGGAAGTTTAAGGAACTCCATTCCCAAGTCTGTTGTTTATTGTCAAGTACGCGAGGCCAAGCGTGGCTTACTTGATCTTTTCTTTGCTGAATTGGGAAAAAAAGAG GGAAAGCAGTTGGGTAAATTGTTGGACGAGGATCCAGCAGTAATGCAGCGGCGTATCTCTCTTGCCAAGAGGCTGGAATTGTACAAAGGTGCCCAAGCTGAGATTGATACTGTCGCTTGGTCGAAGTAG